One Mus pahari chromosome 10, PAHARI_EIJ_v1.1, whole genome shotgun sequence genomic window, AATTGTGGTACACATATTTTCAGGAACTTAATAGTTATATATCTACCTCCAATGAaaggataatttttaaatgatctaGCTATTTTTAACTAGATTATTTGTCTTTtagccattaaaaaacaaaagctcttTAGTTCTATTAATTGTTCTCCCTAAGATATATTACTTCAGATGTGTTATTTTCATCTATCTATGGTggttttaaagaacaaattactgttaattttaattatgttcaaTTTTTTCCATAACATTTGTTTGCAATATCTTATCCACACCAATTTCATAGGCATGAAATTCTACCTAGGTATTTCTTCAAATGTCATTTttagatattatattatatattatagtatccattttcattatttcatagtATGAAAGTTGGATATCAAATATGAACATGTAACTTCATCTAATTGCCCATTTATTGGAAAAATGTTCTTCTTACACTGAATTGTTAGGGAACATATAACTACAATGATTTATATATGTAACATTTTTATAGATTGGCAATTTCCTGACCTCTCATGCCATATTACGGCTTTTGATTTCAAGTTCTCCCTAATTGTCCTAACTTAAAGTACTGCTATAATATTAGTTAAAGTACACCATATACTATTGATTTCCTTATGGGAAAGGCTTTAGGTTATGACCAATAAATATTGCAAGTGTTGTATATGTAGGTGGTggtcatttttgtgtgtgtggatgctgTTTTTTACTATAACATAGAAAAAATTGATACCATGATTCAGGAAATGACAAATATGAAGAGTCCTTAGCAGACTGAGTACTGATATTCTCATAGCAAAAATCATATTCAGGGACAGGTGTATCTTATGTTTATCTGTAAGTTCCATGTGTTGATAGGGCTAATGTCTTAGGTAGTTAAAATAGAAGATGCCTCTCAAAATACAAGCTTGAGTtctaaagtggaaatttctggtttctttaagaACTCGGGGTGTCatatgatatttttctggaagctgtcttgtgagcaGGTgccctagtcagggtttctattcctgcacaaacatcatgacaaagaagcaagttggggaggaaagtgtttattcaggttacacttccacattgctgttcatcaccaaggaagtcaagactggaactcaagcaggtcaggaagcaggagctgatgcagagaccatggaaggatgGTCTTTACTGggttgcctcccctggcttgctcagcctgctctcttatagaaccaagactaccagcccagagatggcaccagccacaagggaacctccccacttgatgactaattgaaaaaaaaaatgccttgcagctggatctcatggaggcatttccctaactgaagctactttctttgtgataactccagcctgtgtcaagttgacacaaaactagccagtagagcAGGCATGCAATATTTTCCTGAAAACAGACACATGAAAGTATGTGTGATGTTTAAAAAGACAGTAAATaggaccccacagacagtgaaagGTTAATCTTGTGTTACTAAACCATGCAATGCTTGGCTAGTCTTTCCTGGCCATAAAGAACTGTTCTAGTCTGCAATGGCTGTGCAAAGCTTCACTGGTCTTCGAAGGTCgtcactttgtagagagaaatgtgccAATGAACTTCTTGTGGTATTGTGGCTGATTCTGGCTAGTTCATACTACTGACACACGAATATTTAGCAGAACTTGAAGTTTCTGTTGAATCAAACCCTGCTATTGATTCATGTTTGATATCTGCTATTTGACTGGATTGCAGGTATTCGGACAATGAAGAGTGGAATCAGCACaaagaactacttttaaaaaggtccagaaaaagaaaaacacctagTAGCCCTCTTTCTTCACTACTTCTGGTTGGtaagctagaagggaggttgaagagttcaagaaccctaaataaagtgggtttagaaaaatctaagcctaccgAATTCTGTTTAACACTTGAGGTATATAAAACTACAGATAACAATCTCATTTTTCCCCTCTTTCTACATAGAACTCCCAGAAGAAAATGTTCAAGGGAAATATTTCTGGAGTAACTGAGTTCAGTCTTGCTGGTTTAACAGACAAACCAGGTCTGCagctgcccctcttcctcctgttcctagGAATCTATGCGTTCACAGTGGTGGGGAATCTGAGCATGATCACTCTGATACTATTCAGTTCTCAACTACACACGCCCATGTATTATTTCCTCAGCAGTCTGTCCTTCATTGACCTCTGCCAGTCCAATGTCATTATTCCCAAAATGTTGGTGAACTTTTTGGCCATGAAGAACATCATCTCCTATCCTGAATGCCTAGCACAGTTATGCTTTTTTGCTACTTTTGGTATTGCAGAGTGTCAAATGTTGGCTGTAATGGCATATGACCGCTATGTTGCCATTTGTAAGCCCTTGCTTTACAATGCTATAATGTCCTTTCAAGTCTGTTCCTGGATGATATTTGGAGTATTCAGTATGGCTTTGATTGGTGCCACAACTCAAACAGTCTGCATGTTAAGAGTGGATTTCTGTAAGGCCAATGTAATAAATCATTACTTCTGTGATCTTTCCCCACTCCTGAAACTCTCTTGTTCTGATacttttattaatgaaatattaGCTTTATGCTTCAGTGTTTTCAACATCTTTGTTCCCATTCTGACTATTCTAAGCTCTTACATCTTCATCATTGCCAGCATCCTCCGGATTAAATCCACAGAAGGCAGGTCCAAAGCCTTCAGCACCTGCAGCTCACACATATCAGCTGTTGCTATCTTCTTTGGTTCCCTTGCATTCATGTACCTGCAGCCATCATCAGTCAGCTCCATGGACCAAGGGAAAGTGTCTTCTGTATTTTACACCATTGTTGTGCCCATGCTGAATCCTTTGATCTACAGCCTAAGGAATAAGGATGTCAAAGTTGCTCTAAATAAGTTCCTTGAAAGACTTTTTTCTTGTgaacaaaaatgatttttctttactAAGATTCTTGTTTAGAGGACTGACAAACAGTTCAACTTGCTATGTATGGCCACCACATGGTATGAGATTATGACTATTTATTcctgttggggttttttgttgttgttttgtttttgtttttgttttttgagacagggtttctctgtgtatcccttgctgtcctggaactcactttgtagaccaggctgtcctccaactcagaaatccacctgcctctgcctcccgagtgctgggattaaaggcatgtgccgccacgcccagctttctgtttatttttaaaatctccaagGGCGAGACAAGTTTTAGACAATGGAACATAGAAAGGACAACATCTATATGGGATATAGAAAAACATCTGCTTATCATAGCATGCATCACACTAGTCAGTTTGTCAAACCATCAAATCCTTCTTATGAGTGATTCTGTTCTATGTATGTAgaacaattttcattttatgcaaGTCATAGTTATCTTCTAGCagagaataaatacatttggCCAGCATTCTTGATTATCTCAATATTCTATGTAATTAGcctttttaatgaaatatatttctaagGATTTCAAACATTGTGATATCCAAAACaataattttactaaaaattaaaCTATGCAAAAAGACTAGGTTTTTTTCTAAGTCCatagaactatattaaaggacaTAGAGTGATATCTGGAGTGGTAAAATAgctcctacaaaaaaaaaaaaacgaactaGAAAGGATGAGACACACTCTGCTAAACAGGAATTAGCTCAGTATACACAAGGCTCTAAAGCAAGTTGAAAGTAAGAGCAAAAATTCTTACGTTCACATATTTCTAATATTTGATGGTATACCTCCAGCACATAACCAACTATGGCAGATTCAGAAATACATTATCTTACTATggtttaaatatatgatataagtTCAGATCTAGAAAGCAAAACTGGTAAAATTGTTTTCTGAATAATAACATATTAGTCAGAAATATTAAATAccctcatattttaaaatgactatcatgaaaagaaaaaagtaaattaaggaaagagaaggaaatttccaaaaaaataaattcctatTATTTCCCTTACCCAATTAAATTCCCATTGCTTCCCTTGAAACAGCAATCATAAAACTGAGATTATGCTTCTGGAAGGTAACGCTTCATATCAGGCCATCAGTAGATCTAAGTGGCctctaaaaatacaaaaaattctgatcctgatttaactttggtacctggtatctgtctaggaagttgtccattttatccaggttttcNNNNNNNNNNNNNNNNNNNNNNNNNNNNNNNNNNNNNNNNNNNNNNNNNNNNNNNNNNNNNNNNNNNNNNNNNNNNNNNNNNNNNNNNNNNNNNNNNNNNNNNNNNNNNNNNNNNNNNNNNNNNNNNNNNNNNNNNNNNNNNNNNNNNNNNNNNNNNNNNNNNNNNNNNNNNNNNNNNNNNNNNNNNNNNNNNNNNNNNNNNNNNNNNNNNNNNNNNNNNNNNNNNNNNNNNNNNNNNNNNNNNNNNNNNNNNNNNNNNNNNNNNNNNNNNNNNNNNNNNNNNNNNNNNNNNNNNNNNNNNNNNNNNNNNNNNNNNNNNNNNNNNNNNNNNNNNNNNNNNNNNNNNNNNNNNNNNNNNNNNNNNNNNNNNNNNNNNNNNNNNNNNNNNNNNNNNNNNNNNNNNNNNNNNNNNNNNNNNNNNNNNNNNNNNNNNNNNNNNNNNNNNNNNNNNNNNNNNNNNNNNNNNNNNNNNNNNNNNNNNNNNNNNNNNNNNNNNNNNNNNNNNNNNNNNNNNNNNNNNNNNNNNNNNNNNNNNNNNNNNNNNNNNNNNNNNNNNNNNNNNNNNNNNNNNNNNNNNNNNNNNNNNNNNNNNNNNNNNNNNNNNNNNNNNNNNNNNNNNNNNNNNNNNNNNNNNNNNNNNNNNNNNNNNNNNNNNNNNNNNNNNNNNNNNNNNNNNNNNNNNNNNNNNNNNNNNNNNNNNNNNNNNNNNNNNNNNNNNNNNNNNNNNNNNNNNNNNNNNNNNNNNNNNNNNNNNNNNNNNNNNNNNNNNNNNNNNNNNNNNNNNNNNNNNNNNNNNNNNNNNNNNNNNNNNNNNNNNNNNNNNNNNNNNNNNNNNNNNNNNNNNNNNNNNNNNNNNNNNNNNNNNNNNNNNNNNNNNNNNNNNNNNNNNNNNNNNNNNNNNNNNNNNNNNNNNNNNNNNNNNNNNNNNNNNNNNNNNNNNNNNNNNNNNNNNNNNNNNNNNNNNNNNNNNNNNNNNNNNNNNNNNNNNNNNNNNNNNNNNNNNNNNNNNNNNNNNNNNNNNNNNNNNNNNNNNNNNNNNNNNNNNNNNNNNNNNNNNNNNNNNNNNNNNNNNNNNNNNNNNNNNNNNNNNNNNNNNNNNNNNNNNNNNNNNNNNNNNNNNNNNNNNNNNNNNNNNNNNNNNNNNNNNNNNNNNNNNNNNNNNNNNNNNNNNNNNNNNNNNNNNNNNNNNNNNNNNNNNNNNNNNNNNNNNNNNNNNNNNNNNNNNNNNNNNNNNNNNNNNNNNNNNNNNNNNNNNNNNNNNNNNNNNNNNNNNNNNNNNNNNNNNNNNNNNNNNNNNNNNNNNNNNNNNNNNNNNNNNNNNNNNNNNNNNNNNNNNNNNNNNNNNNNNNNNNNNNNNNNNNNNNNNNNNNNNNNNNNNNNNNNNNNNNNNNNNNNNNNNNNNNNNNNNNNNNNNNNNNNNNNNNNNNNNNNNNNNNNNNNNNNNNNNNNNNNNNNNNNNNNNNNNNNNNNNNNNNNNNNNNNNNNNNNNNNNNNNNNNNNNNNNNNNNNNNNNNNNNNNNNNNNNNNNNNNNNNNNNNNNNNNNNNNNNNNNNNNNNNNNNNNNNNNNNNNNNNNNNNNNNNNNNNNNNNNNNNNNNNNNNNNNNNNNNNNNNNNNNNNNNNNNNNNNNNNNNNNNNNNNNNNNNNNNNNNNNNNNNNNNNNNNNNNNNNNNNNNNNNNNNNNNNNNNNNNNNNNNNNNNNNNNNNNNNNNNNNNNNNNNNNNNNNNNNNNNNNNNNNNNNNNNNNNNNNNNNNNNNNNNNNNNNNNNNNNNNNNNNNNNNNNNNNNNNNNNNNNNNNNNNNNNNNNNNNNNNNNNNNNNNNNNNNNNNNNNNNNNNNNNNNNNNNNNNNNNNNNNNNNNNNNNNNNNNNNNNNNNNNNNNNNNNNNNNNNNNNNNNNNNNNNNNNNNNNNNNNNNNNNNNNNNNNNNNNNNNNNNNNNNNNNNNNNNNNNNNNNNNNNNNNNNNNNNNNNNNNNNNNNNNNNNNNNNNNNNNNNNNNNNNNNNNNNNNNNNNNNNNNNNNNNNNNNNNNNNNNNNNNNNNNNNNNNNNNNNNNNNNNNNNNNNNNNNNNNNNNNNNNNNNNNNNNNNNNNNNNNNNNNNNNNNNNNNNNNNNNNNNNNNNNNNNNNNNNNNNNNNNNNNNNNNNNNNNNNNNNNNNNNNNNNNNNNNNNNNNNNNNNNNNNNNNNNNNNNNNNNNNNNNNNNNNNNNNNNNNNNNNNNNNNNNNNNNNNNNNNNNNNNNNNNNNNNNNNNNNNNNNNNNNNNNNNNNNNNNNNNNNNNNNNNNNNNNNNNNNNNNNNNNNNNNNNNNNNNNNNNNNNNNNNNNNNNNNNNNNNNNNNNNNNNNNNNNNNNNNNNNNNNNNNNNNNNNNNNNNNNNNNNNNNNNNNNNNNNNNNNNNNNNNNNNNNNNNNNNNNNNNNNNNNNNNNNNNNNNNNNNNNNNNNNNNNNNNNNNNNNNNNNNNNNNNNNNNNNNNNNNNNNNNNNNNNNNNNNNNNNNNNNNNNNNNNNNNNNNNNNNNNNNNNNNNNNNNNNNNNNNNNNNNNNNNNNNNNtaaaccctttcctcctcaacttgcttttggtcatgatgttcgtgcaggaatagaaaccctgattaagacagccccatacaggggaatgtcagggccaagaagtgggagtgggtgggcaggggagcagggtgggggagggtataggggacattcgggatagcatttgaaatgtaaatgaagaaaatatctaataaaatatgtttaaaagatacaaaaattcATCAAGTCCCTTATGGTGTCCTACTAATGGTAGTAACATCTGCAGAATCTTTCCTCTATGCTCTCAAAGCACCTCCAAAGTAGTCATTTTCTTATTATCTAGAGCTACTTATAGGTCATATGTGATGATTGTGTTGTTTCTGATTCTTGAAAATTTCAGAGCTTTGAAAATTTCCATTAAGGATAATTCCCACCCAGGGTCCACTAGATGGCTTTGATTAAATTcagttggtcacaaaacaaagcaaaattatatGATCAAGGAAAGGTGACTTGCAGGAAGTACAGAAAGTTGGGCTTAATAGGTgtttaaaagaggaaaaggaagtagGGATAAAAGTCATCAGGATgtattgcatacatgtataaaattaataaagaataaatttaataaaatcttaACTTCATAATATTTAATGTGAAAGTTAAAATAGTAAACTATGAAAATCCAGTGTATATGTCAAGAATTCCTACCCTGACTTAGGTGAATCCAATGCCATTTCTATTACTATCTTTATAAGGTCtttcacattgatttccatagtagctgaaCCACATTACATGCCAACCAACAGTgaataaatgtttctctttctttatatcttcaaTGGCATTTattctcatttcattttaatgaaaatattttaagtcttttaaaaaatagtagatGAAAACAATATGTTTTGATAATATTCAATTCATACTCCTTCTCTTAAATCCTCCAGGATATAACTTCTACCCCCATCATTAtggctgtttttaaaattttcttttacccATTGAGCTAAAGTTGTGCTGTACATATATATGGATGAGAGTGGATCCATCCATTGGAGCATGATAGACCTACCAGATGCAACACCTCAAAATCTTTCCTAGGATCCAGATTGGGCATGAGTCTAGGAATGATGTAGGTGGGCCACATGGTGGGTTAATACCATGCTTCTTAAGGACCCTCCACACTGATTTATATAGTGGTTGAAATAATTTGCAGTCCTAGCAccagtatacaaaaaaaaaaaatctttccattcATCTTAGTCGGCTTTGTTGTCAATGGTTCTCCTAAACCTTGTAGATTTTTGACTGGGGAAACATGAAATCTCTAAGTAATTTTTAATCAccattttcctgatggctttgGATGTTGAACACTAATTTTTTCTCTTGATATCTCTTGGTTCAGTTCTAtacactattttgttttgtttacttgccTTCaggctgatttttattttagttctttatataatcaAGATTATAATTCTCTTTCATAAGTACTGTCCAAAAAgatttctttcccattctgttgaCAGGCGCTTAATGCAATTACAGTTTCCCATGATGTACAGAAGCTTTCTAATTTCATCGGTTCGTATCTGtcaattattgtttttttcttatactaTTAATTCAGAAATCTTTTCTTGTGCCTATATGTTGAAATGTCCTTCCATATTTCTTCCATTAGTATTTTCAAAGTATATAgctttgatccatttagagtAAAGTTTTATATAGGGAGATGAAGATGGATATAGTTTCATTCTTCCTTATGTTAATATCTAGCTTTCCTGGGACCATtaattgaaaatgctgtcttttctctaatttttatttttgatattttcatccAAATTCAAGTGGATTTTCTGCTGTGAACTTATATCTGGATCCTATAattgttttacatgtttttttttttggttttttttttcaagtagcaTACTTTGTATATACATTGCTATGGCTGTATAATATAACTTGAAATTGATGCTGTGACACTTAAACcacaataatattttcattaaaattatttggcCTATTCTTGACTGTTTGTGATTCCATAtaaatttttaagacttttttttctatGTCTGCTAAGAATGACCCCAAGCTATTTACTGGTGTTTCCCTGAATTTATAGAGTTTCTTTCATAAGATCACCAGGATATATACCAGTATGATTCTTTCTCATACTTCAAATACTTGTTAAACCATGCTCACTGATGAGATTCAAATACAAAATGTAATCACCTTGAATGCTTATCAGCTGATTAAAAGATAGTGGAAATATGGAGTAAGTATACACAATGGCATTTTACTTCTCTCAACAGACAAATTTAAATGttggataaatgaatgaaagcTTAAAATAACATATAGAGCAAGACCACCTAGGTTGAGGAAGATAAGTATCAtatgtttttttctcatatgcACATGCCAGCTTCAAATAATAACCAgtaaaactgaataaataaattaactagaAAAATGCCATTTGGTAAGAGATGgcttaaacaatgaaaaataatataacagTGGTGATATGAAAATAGAGAGGGATCTTAGGAGTGAAATTTTTgagcagggagatggaggaggtaAAAGGTAGTGAGGGAGGGTTAGTCAAAACTAAGGATTATGAAAAAGCAAACAGGTTTTTGTATTGATTACATtgtgtgtaataaataaataaacaaacaaacaccattcAAAAAGCAACTTCTGGAAGAAAGAATGTATTTCCATTGATTGGCTTGGGGTTCCAGAATAACAAGTTCCTTCATCTCAGAAAGCAGAGCAGCAAGCAAAAGCTCCATGAGAATGTCAAGAATCTAAATGCTCACATCTTTACCTACAAACATGAAGCACAGAGAAAGTGAACTGAAACTGGAGTAAAGCTATATGCTCTAAAAGCCAACTAATTTTCATGTAATTCCTTCTTCCAGCAAGAatccacttcctaaaggttccaaaCTCTATACAAATAGTGCCAGGGaatgaggaccaagtgttcagatacaaataaaaatgggcactatttttcatttaaaacaccaTAGAAATTCACTACTTTTAAACCcaatttgtgtgtgagtgtgtgtgtgagtgtgtgtgtgtgtgttgtgtgtgtgtatgtgtgtgtgttgtgtgtgtgttgtgtgtgtatgtgtgtgtgttgtgtgtgtatgtgtgtgtgtgttttgtgtgtatgtgtgtgttgtgtgtgtgtatgtgtgcgtatgtgtgtgttgtgtgtgtgtgtgtgtgtgtgtgtgtgtgtttaaaggggGAAAACTAGAAGAGAGACTTCTTGCTTGTCTGGATTATGATGCACTTGAAATCAGTACTTACTTAACAGAAAACTGGGGCCACCTAGGGCCTGAACTCGCTGCACAGTTCCAAGGTCTCCAGAAGACTCTACACTCCACAGGAGCCCTAGCACagctagcacacccaggatcttaggatcatcCTTGGTGAATGGAACACATCTGTTCTAACAGAACTGGGAGTGCCTGGGGCCAGGTGGAGCACTGACATAGGAACCCCATCCGatcagtggctcaggttccttctgggcagtggcggacacccccacggtccctagaggactgcccacgcaatcttaggatcactggtgagtggaacacaacaccTGCTCCAATCCAgttgcacacaggacctgagacagcactagggaagcagagaaccggcctgaccaggggcacaaaacctttccagtctgcgccagcaccgggtcacctagggcacagattcggcgaacacccccacggtccctagtggactgcccaagcaattttaggttcactggtgagtggaacggacagctgctccaatccaatagtgacgggactatgacagcaggaacaaggacaccagaaccCTTCCAGACAAGAGGCTCAGGtaccttttgatcagttctggtttaccttggtttcaaactaaccagacaactccatggtcctcaaaggagacaccacttccacgcactgtaacattcccaggatcttaggacaacaggatcccaggataacaggagctgggtcacactagtatttgagtgtctcagaggagcttgactgccaagaactcagacacacacagaatctcaggttcataggagcccacaatcaaacaatcacagagaaatctggactctgagaagNNNNNNNNNNNNNNNNNNNNNNNNNNNNNNNNNNNNNNNNNNNNNNNNNNNNNNNNNNNNNNNNNNNNNNNNNNNNNNNNNNNNNNNNNNNNNNNNNNNNNNNNNNNNNNNNNNNNNNNNNNNNNNNNNNNNNNNNNNNNNNNNNNNNNNNNNNNNNNNNNNNNNNNNNNNNNNNNNNNNNNNNNNNNNNNNNNNNNNNNNNNNNNNNNNNNNNNNNNNNNNNNNNNNNNNNNNNNNNNNNN contains:
- the LOC110327889 gene encoding olfactory receptor 150-like produces the protein MFKGNISGVTEFSLAGLTDKPGLQLPLFLLFLGIYAFTVVGNLSMITLILFSSQLHTPMYYFLSSLSFIDLCQSNVIIPKMLVNFLAMKNIISYPECLAQLCFFATFGIAECQMLAVMAYDRYVAICKPLLYNAIMSFQVCSWMIFGVFSMALIGATTQTVCMLRVDFCKANVINHYFCDLSPLLKLSCSDTFINEILALCFSVFNIFVPILTILSSYIFIIASILRIKSTEGRSKAFSTCSSHISAVAIFFGSLAFMYLQPSSVSSMDQGKVSSVFYTIVVPMLNPLIYSLRNKDVKVALNKFLERLFSCEQK